The sequence CTCCTGAGCCGTCGCCATCTCGCGCCTCACCAGTTTACCCAAAGGCTTGCGAACACCGTCAAGGGAGGTCCGCCACTGTTCTTCAGTTATCACTCCCCTGAAAAGGGCAGATGCACTCCTCCAGCTTTCGGCATACCTGCCGCTGTCCATCAGGGAAAGCCAGTCCATTCCGGCGGAAACAGCCATCTTCTCAGCCCCGGTCGCACCCCGAACAGCAGTAAAACCTGCAGTCAGAAGCACCATGGTCATCAATGCAATCGACAGGGTTCTCATGTGATCTCAGCTTTGGTTAACAATGAAATCCGTTACGCAAGGTTCAGCAAAGATACGATTTCAGTGAACGAATCGACAACAAACGTCGGATTAAGACTGCGAAGTTCGTCCCCTGAATTGTTTCCCCAGGTAACGGCACAGGTATCGGCAGCAGCCCGCTGTCCCATCTCGATATCGTACACCGTATCGCCCACCACCAGGCAGTGGTGAGGCTCTACGCCAAGGGCCCCGAGAGCAAGATTCACCATATCGGGAGCCGGTTTTTTGCACTCCACGTCCTGCTCGCCGGCAACGAAGGAGAAACAGTCGAAAATGCCGAGATGCCGCATCATGGCAAGCAATGCCGGCTTTCCCTTGCTGGAGGCAACCGCGAGCAGCACGCCCCGGCATTGCAGCATTTCCAGAGTCTCCTTCACCTC comes from Chlorobium limicola DSM 245 and encodes:
- a CDS encoding DUF4019 domain-containing protein, with amino-acid sequence MRTLSIALMTMVLLTAGFTAVRGATGAEKMAVSAGMDWLSLMDSGRYAESWRSASALFRGVITEEQWRTSLDGVRKPLGKLVRREMATAQESTALPGAPDGRYVVMTMQSVFEHKKSATETVTFMLDNDGVWRAAGYFIK
- a CDS encoding HAD family hydrolase; translated protein: MKYRLVVFDFDGTLADTEAGILRALELAARDLGLPGIDWPTVKRGIGLPLQKTLETALGLDSEKAAEAVPLYRRYYDEVAYGETRLFPEVKETLEMLQCRGVLLAVASSKGKPALLAMMRHLGIFDCFSFVAGEQDVECKKPAPDMVNLALGALGVEPHHCLVVGDTVYDIEMGQRAAADTCAVTWGNNSGDELRSLNPTFVVDSFTEIVSLLNLA